One stretch of Roseimicrobium sp. ORNL1 DNA includes these proteins:
- a CDS encoding sugar phosphate isomerase/epimerase family protein, translating into MRRRHFLKSAAVATAAALPAVGLPAFSQGAEEPKKCKLLGIGACDWTLKLAANTESLDLAKRIGLDGVQVDFGHEVQANGKLPLHDEKLQEAFLAKSAETGVKVPSLALGVLNRVAYKNDENAKQWVLDSMPVAKRLKTPVVLLAFFGNGDLRNDEPGIEAVIARLKELAPRAEEAGIVYGIESWLKAEVLERMLDAVKSPSIKVYYDVGNMHKESEDIHAAVRRLGRERICEFHAKDYDDLYGKGSIDFAKVRADMDAIGYTGWIHIEGVKIPHGVEEDIRYDVEYLRKTFA; encoded by the coding sequence TGCAGTCGCGACCGCGGCTGCGCTGCCAGCAGTGGGACTTCCCGCCTTTTCCCAAGGCGCGGAAGAGCCGAAGAAGTGCAAGCTCCTCGGCATCGGCGCCTGTGACTGGACACTGAAACTCGCCGCGAACACCGAGTCACTCGACCTGGCCAAGCGCATCGGACTCGATGGCGTGCAGGTGGACTTCGGCCACGAGGTGCAGGCGAATGGCAAGCTTCCCCTGCACGATGAGAAGCTGCAGGAGGCCTTCCTTGCCAAATCCGCCGAGACCGGAGTGAAAGTCCCCTCCCTCGCCCTCGGCGTGCTCAATCGTGTGGCCTACAAGAATGACGAGAACGCGAAGCAGTGGGTGCTGGACAGCATGCCCGTCGCCAAGCGCCTGAAGACGCCGGTGGTGCTGCTCGCCTTCTTCGGCAATGGCGATCTGCGCAATGACGAGCCCGGCATCGAGGCGGTGATCGCTCGATTGAAGGAACTCGCGCCGCGTGCCGAGGAGGCTGGCATCGTCTACGGCATCGAGTCCTGGCTGAAGGCCGAGGTGCTGGAGCGCATGCTCGACGCGGTGAAGTCCCCCTCCATCAAGGTGTATTATGATGTAGGGAACATGCACAAGGAGTCGGAGGACATCCACGCCGCGGTGCGCCGCCTGGGCCGGGAGCGCATCTGCGAATTCCACGCGAAGGACTACGACGACCTGTATGGCAAGGGCTCCATCGACTTTGCCAAGGTGCGGGCGGACATGGACGCCATCGGCTACACCGGGTGGATTCACATTGAGGGCGTAAAAATCCCCCATGGCGTAGAAGAAGACATCCGGTATGATGTAGAATACTTGCGCAAAACGTTTGCTTAA